The following are encoded together in the Triticum dicoccoides isolate Atlit2015 ecotype Zavitan chromosome 6B, WEW_v2.0, whole genome shotgun sequence genome:
- the LOC119324173 gene encoding zealexin A1 synthase-like yields the protein MNTMAVDQAACYLLCIVLTLLLPPLLLKLVKRGGNDGLNLPPGPWRLPVIGNLHQVARGGPLVHRTMANLARRLDAPLMRLQLGELRVVVASSADAAREIMKTHDASFATRPWNATTRLLRADGEGLVFARYGALWRQLRKLCVAELLSARRVRSFRRAREEEVRRLVAAIAQSASSGETVNVSERIATVVADSTMRAMIGDRFERREEFLEELAEIVKVGAGFSLDDMLPSWRLASAVGGTTRRAELNHRKTYELMDCVFRQHQQLREAAAEGAIKEEEEDLVDVLLRIQKEDGLEVPLTTGNIKAVILDLFNAGSETSANTLQWAMSELMRNPPVMHKAQVELRNSLQRKSTVTEDDLAGLKYLKLVIKETLRLHTVLPLLLPRECRETCNVTGYDVPKGTTVFVNAWAISRDPKHWDDPEKFKPERFETTTIDFKGTDFEFLPFGAGRRICPGITFAQANMEIVLATLLYHFDWKLPGKAMPGELDMAEEMGISVRRKNDLHLCPVVRVNPCALV from the exons ATGAACACCATGGCCGTGGATCAAGCCGCATGCTACCTCCTCTGCATCGTCCTGACTCTGCTTCTCCCTCCGCTGCTCCTCAAGCTCGTGAAACGTGGCGGCAACGATGGCCTGAACCTGCCGCCGGGCCCGTGGAGGCTGCCGGTGATCGGCAACCTCCACCAAGTCGCGCGCGGCGGGCCGCTGGTCCACCGCACCATGGCCAACCTCGCGCGCCGGCTCGACGCGCCGCTCATGCGCCTGCAGCTTGGCGAGCTCCGCGTCGTCGTGGCCTCGTCCGCCGACGCCGCCCGGGAGATCATGAAGACGCACGACGCCAGCTTCGCGACGCGCCCCTGGAACGCCACCACGCGACTGCTGCGGGCCGACGGCGAGGGCCTCGTGTTCGCGCGCTACGGCGCCCTGTGGCGGCAGCTCCGCAAGCTGTGCGTCGCGGAGCTGCTCAGTGCCCGGCGCGTGCGGTCGTTCCGCCgcgcgagggaggaggaggtccgccgcctcgtcgccgccaTCGCGCAGTCGGCGTCCTCCGGCGAAACCGTGAACGTCAGCGAGCGGATCGCCACGGTCGTGGCGGACTCGACGATGCGCGCCATGATCGGGGACAGGTTCGAGAGGCGGGAGGAGTTTCTGGAGGAGCTGGCGGAGATCGTCAAGGTCGGCGCGGGGTTCAGCCTGGATGACATGTTACCGTCGTGGAGGCTCGCGAGCGCCGTCGGCGGCACGACGCGCCGCGCCGAGCTGAACCACCGCAAGACCTACGAGCTGATGGACTGCGTCTTCCGGCAGCACCAGCAGCTGAGAGAGGCCGCAGCTGAAGGCGCCAtcaaggaagaggaggaagacctTGTGGACGTGCTCCTTAGGATACAGAAGGAAGACGGCCTCGAGGTGCCTCTCACCACAGGCAACATCAAAGCGGTCATCCTT GACCTCTTCAACGCCGGGAGCGAGACGTCAGCGAATACACTCCAATGGGCCATGTCAGAGCTAATGAGGAATCCACCAGTGATGCACAAGGCACAAGTCGAGCTGCGGAACAGCCTCCAAAGGAAATCGACGGTGACCGAGGATGACCTGGCTGGCCTAAAGTACCTAAAGCTCGTCATCAAGGAAACCCTGAGGCTGCACACGGTGTTGCCACTGCTTCTCCCGAGGGAGTGCCGGGAGACGTGCAATGTCACGGGGTATGACGTGCCCAAGGGCACCACCGTGTTCGTGAACGCATGGGCGATCAGCAGGGACCCAAAGCACTGGGATGACCCGGAGAAGTTCAAGCCAGAGCGATTTGAGACCACCACGATTGACTTCAAGGGCACAGACTTTGAGTTTCTTCCGTTTGGTGCTGGGCGGAGGATATGCCCGGGCATCACGTTTGCGCAGGCCAATATGGAGATTGTGCTCGCCACACTGTTGTACCACTTTGACTGGAAACTCCCCGGCAAGGCCATGCCCGGCGAGCTGGATATGGCGGAGGAGATGGGCATCTCGGTCCGAAGGAAGAACGATCTTCACCTGTGTCCTGTTGTTCGTGTTAACCCATGTGCCCTTGTGTAG